The nucleotide window TGTTTGATAAGAAAAAGGGTATATTTAATTATCTATTTAATTTACAGAGCGTATTTGCTGCGTTAATAGTTTTAGTCTTAATAATTTTTAATAAAATTAACTCTATCATATATATAGAGTTACTCTTTGAGGAAATGAGGGAGAAAACAATCTATCAAACTATAGATAAAAATTTCGTTTTATTTATTAAAGGAGAGAATATAGAGTTTATTACTAAAAGTATTAACTTACTAAATGAAATAGCCCTCTTTTTAATTTTTATTCTAGTAGCATATTATGCTTTATATTTTGCTAAACAATATTTGGATGAAAAAGGAAATACTAGTAAATTTTATTTCTTAGTTATGTTTATCTTAAAAGATAGATTAACTTTAAGTTCGAATAAAGAAGGGGCTATAAAATATGTTTTTAAAGTTATACTTATTAACCTACCATTTTTTATAGGTCTAATTTTATTTAATAACAATGACGTTAAATTTCTAATTGTAATAGGAATAATAATCGTTTATTTAGTTTTTGAAAAAATAAAGTTTAAGCAAATACAAAAAATGTGTTATTTAAATATAGTAATATCATTTATTTTAGAGATAGTAATTATATTGAATAAAAATATAAGTATTAAAGATTTATTAAGTGTTGAAGTACTAAAATCAATACTTGAACTTTTTGCTTCAACATACTCAGTAGTTTCTTTAACAACTTTGTTATTATACATATTGTTTTTTTTAATTCGAATCGAATATAATATAGCGAGAATTTCCAAAAGGTATATATGTATAGATTTTTCGAAGATTAATTTTAAATCTAAAGAGAAATTCAATGAGGATTTATTAACAGAATTTAAAAATAGAGAAACAATAAAGAAATCTAAAAGAATGAAAAAAAGGCAGGAAATATTGTATATTAGGAATTTAGAAAATTTAGTAATAAGTATTTACTTAACAATTTATTTAACTTTATTAATTTTTATATGTGCAGTATTTAATTGGGAAATTTTTAATAGCTTATTAATAACGTCATTTTTATTTATTTTTATTCGGTTTTTAATTCGTGGTTATGAAATAATTAAAGCATTTTTTAAAGATGCTACTTCTAACGACTTAAAATTATCTAGTTTAACTTATATAGATAGGATTAAGCTAGTAATTAAAAGTTTATTTGAAATTGCAATATATTCTACATTATTGAAGGCTATATATTTTTCTTTAAATAATGGTTTAGAAGTGTCTTCAAAAACTATTAAAGACACTGTAAGTTTTCTTTTTGAGAGTTTTTCAATACAATTCTTTAACGTATCATATAGTATTGAAAATGGTTTGTTATTCGCTGTAATTCATATTGTTCAAATATTAATATCAGCCTGTTTAATTTTATTATGTATAGCTTTATATAGCGGTAGATCGGTAGAAACTTCATTCTATTATATAGAGAAAATCAGTAACAATATTTATTGTTTATACGAAGAGCTTTCGGGTAATGGTCAAACAACTGCTAAAAGAATATTGCAATTTCATTCTATTGGGAAATTAAATGAACTTTGGGGAAAAAATGATTTATCAAGTGACTTATATAATGTTGCAATTCAAGAATATGAAAATCATAAATCGTGGATTCAAGAAAATAAAGAATTAAAAGAAGAGATTCTATATATAAAAAGATAGAAAGTTCTCTCACTTGGAGATTTCTTACTATTTGAAATTTAAATAACCTACAGAATTCTGTATAGTCCCCGACTTAATCTTCTTAGTCAAGTGAACGTAAATGTTCATCGTTATATGTTAAGTAGTGAGTGTTTGATACTCATACGAGGAGATATATTAGGATGTTTGTTAGGCGATAAAAAGCTGGTCTCCCTGTATGGGTATTTTTTGTACGGTGTTAACACGTCTGGCTATAATCTGGCTATTAATAATTTAAAGTGCTTGGAAGCGTTGATATGACTAGGTTTATAAGCAATTAGTTCAAATACCCACCGTCTCCATACTACGATTTCATTGAGTTTCAATGAAACTCAATGTGAAGTAAAGCATAAAATTTCCAAACGGAAATTTTATGCTTTATTTTTTTACGGAAATTTTATGGTCAATTTTAAGATAACCTGCCTTATTATGACACCGAATTTAAAATAGAAATTGAATATTATTTCTCTCTTCTAAAAGTATTTATTGTTGAAATGTATGGAGATAATAAGTTAATTACTAATATAAAGTTATTTAAAATTGCTAAACTTGTTATTCAACAAACTGATCAGATTGTTGAATAATCCCTTTAAAAGTATATGGATATTTATGTTAAAATTAGTAAGATTGTGAAGAAGTGCATTTAATCTATCAAAGCAGGTTTGTTAAACAAGAACGGCAGAAAAGAATGGTATGTAAATATAAAGTAAATTAAATAGGTAAAGGAATGATTAAAAGTGAAAATTTCAAGGAATCCAGATACAATTCATAACCCAGTTGCTCCTTATGTACACCAAATAGAGGTAATAGGCCCAAATAGATGGTTGAATTTATCTGGACAGTTAGGTATGCGAATAGATGGCACTGTACCAGAGAATCCACTAGAGCAACTAAAATTGGCTTTAGAAAACGTAAATAAGAATCTTGAAGCTGCTGAAATGGAGATTAAAGATTTAACAAAAATGGTATTTTACTTTGTTGGAGATTTTGAAGTGGAACAACGAAGAAAAATAATTGGAGATTTTCTCGGAGAACATCTTCCTTGTACTACAATGATGTATGTCGTAGCACTAGCAGCACCTTCGTTTAAAGTGGAAATTGATGCATGGGCGTGTAAAAATATTTGATTTGTAGTTAAAAGAGAGGGTATTCTCATCAATTTTATCAAAGTTTGTGAAATGGTTTACTTAGGCTAACGGTGGCTCTTATGCAAGAAGAATTGACTGAAATTAATAAAAGTTATTATTGTGTTTGAGTTATTCAGTTAAAGGACGCACTTCTTAATAAGAAGTGCGTCTATTTTCATTGAAGGCTAGTTAATCAAGGAAGTCCTTTAGATGATATTGAATATTTATGTAATTGATTTTATGATTTCAGAGAAAAATCAGTACAATTTGGTAACGGTGTTAATGACAGTACCCTTATTCATTAGGGGTTTGAAGAGGGGAATAGAACTAAAACTGTTTAAAGTAAATAATCATGGGGTATTCAAAAAAGTATAACAGAATTTTAATTAACGCAAGCTCTTCTTGCGATTTTAGAATTAAACAAGATAGGAGATGATTATTAATGGGAAACTCACATCTAACTGATCCACGTAAGAAGTTTCATACGGGAAAATTCCCGGATCAAGAGCAGAACACTCCAGCGCTCCAGAATGAAATGAGCCCTAAACCTGACTGCGGAGAAGAATCATATAAAGGATACAATCGTCTGGAAGGGCGCAATGCTTTGATTACCGGTGGAGATTCCGGAATTGGACGTGCCGCCGCTATCGCATATGCCCGTGAAGGAGCAAATGTGGCTATCCAATTTTTCCCTGGTGAAGAAGAGGATGCGAACGAAGTCAAAAAATTAATTGAAAAAGAAGGCAGAAAAGCATTATTGCTACCGTACGACTTGCGAGAAGATGGCACAGCGACAGAGATTGTTACAAAAACTGTGGAAGCTTTTGGCGGATTAGACACGCTCGTACTGAATGCTGCGCAGCAAATCGCACAGCCAACCTTAAGTGATATAACAATGCAACAGGTGCATGATACGTTCAAAGTAAACATCATCAGCATGTTTGAGACCGTAAAAGCTGCTGAAGAGCATCTGGAACCAGGAAGTGCAATTATTACTACCACATCGGTTCAATCTTTTAATCCATCCACATCTTTAATGGATTATGCTTCTACAAAAGGTGCGATAAGCA belongs to Solibacillus sp. FSL R7-0682 and includes:
- a CDS encoding RidA family protein, with translation MKISRNPDTIHNPVAPYVHQIEVIGPNRWLNLSGQLGMRIDGTVPENPLEQLKLALENVNKNLEAAEMEIKDLTKMVFYFVGDFEVEQRRKIIGDFLGEHLPCTTMMYVVALAAPSFKVEIDAWACKNI
- a CDS encoding SDR family oxidoreductase, which gives rise to MGNSHLTDPRKKFHTGKFPDQEQNTPALQNEMSPKPDCGEESYKGYNRLEGRNALITGGDSGIGRAAAIAYAREGANVAIQFFPGEEEDANEVKKLIEKEGRKALLLPYDLREDGTATEIVTKTVEAFGGLDTLVLNAAQQIAQPTLSDITMQQVHDTFKVNIISMFETVKAAEEHLEPGSAIITTTSVQSFNPSTSLMDYASTKGAISNFTINLSSYFASKGVRVNGVSPGPIWTPLQLDNGQLDGQIPKFGQNAPLGRSGQPVELAPVYVLLASDEGSYITGQIYGVTGGEPIDL